One Eurosta solidaginis isolate ZX-2024a chromosome 5, ASM4086904v1, whole genome shotgun sequence DNA segment encodes these proteins:
- the Klp61F gene encoding kinesin-like protein Klp61F, with protein sequence MNTSGANNASSSQPRKISNQNIQVYARVRPLNTRERLIRSAEVIEAVSPREIIARHNIDSKLTKKFTFDRVFGTDSRQADVYHTVVAPLIEEVLSGYNCTVFAYGQTGTGKTHTMVGTECAELKSSWEDDSDIGIIPRALCHLFDELRLLEMEFSMRISYLELYNEELCDLLSSDDSVKIRIFDDSTKKGSVIIQGLEEIPVHSKDDVYKLLEKGKERRKTATTLMNAQSSRSHTVFSILVHIRENGIDGEEMLKIGKLNLVDLAGSENVTKAGNEKGIRARETVNINQSLLTLGRVITALVERTPHIPYRESKLTRLLQESLGGRTKTSIIATISPGHKDIEETLSTLEYAHRAKHIQNKPEVNQKLTKKTVLKEYTEEIDKLKRDLMAARDKNGVYLAQETYIEMTLKMDSQNRELNEKMLLLKALKDELQNKEKIFNEVSLNLVEKTEELKRTEQNLNQTQGVLQQTKRILNCTKRRYKEKKVLLQSHVKTEEVLTNQARQILDVADVATKDTHQLHSTIERRKDVDVKIQTACEQFAERMRENFDLMDKNVEDMQEQQHTYTQMLLEEFANTTNVQKKLFSDSDIKLQKVNALCKESFLSTNTIIEKWSKVIRDSSLDHKNNFTQLFKELENKQIELVKRMEDKLSDLENLSDQQKAITEKMHKTVVESLEEKNDNLQNHTTQMVKRIDEIKRVLEDSVQHLALMHDEIENERGVAVNERAVMEDIIEKLSTLKENSYSNRLTRANAFKSLTVKLEENTKTNGEQLQQCSASAQGFYNDTCKLNSSTQELFGKHTSAALECGEQHNNAYSSLNEQFSNIENDGRERVKVLTATAAAYAEHTLDVVEQYIDKVKENRTKRELEIEEAVALMKRGLTDDAQQLKQHVVVSCGLTNSLQENVRNYANNYKDKMNVCVNDVQKFRESELKTYAPTGATPSKRNFVYPRSLVATSPHIDIVKRFRQENDWSDLDTTAPIDEGSEEEHDLKNSVQDITNTEILLNSTPIDLTNVPTPQLNCVGGKKRNGLLSQQLRNNNSLPSGYSPRKPSPPHNSSAPVAAENKENMS encoded by the exons ATGAATACCTCGGGTGCAAATAATGCATCGAGCTCGCAACCGCGAAAAATATCCAATCAGAACATTCAGGTGTATGCGCGTGTAAG GCCTTTGAATACAAGAGAACGTTTAATACGTTCAGCAGAAGTGATTGAAGCAGTTTCTCCGCGTGAAATAATTGCTCGCCATAACATTGATTCAAAgctaacaaaaaaatttacttttgatcGCGTATTTGGTACGGACTCACGTCAGGCGGATGTATACCATACCGTGGTGGCACCACTCATTGAGGAGGTGCTTTCTGGTTACAATTGCACTGTATTTGCTTATGGACAAACGGGTACGGGCAAAACTCATACAATGGTGGGCACTGAATGCGCGGAATTGAAATCATCTTGGGAagat GATTCGGACATAGGTATTATACCGCGTGCTCTGTGTCATCTTTTTGATGAGCTGCGTTTATTGGAAATGGAGTTTTCAATGCGCATTTCCTATTTGGAATTGTACAATGAGGAACTATGCGATTTGCTTTCATCCGATGACAGTGTGAAGATACGCATTTTCGACGATAGTACAAAGAAAGGATCTGTTATCATACAAGGGTTAGAAGAGATTCCAGTGCATAGTAAAGACGATGTTTATAAGCTCCtcgagaaaggaaaggaaagacgCAAAACAGCTACAACATTAATGAACGCGCAATCTTCGCGTTCACATACTGTGTTCTCTATTTTAGTTCATATACGCGAAAATGGCATTGACGGCGAAGAAATGTTAAAAATTGGCAAACTTAATCTGGTGGACTTAGCTGGAAGCGAAAATGTAACCAAGGCGGGAAATGAGAAGGGTATACGCGCTAGAGAAACTGTTAACATCAATCAAAGTTTATTAACATTAGGTCGTGTTATCACTGCTTTAGTCGAAAGGACGCCGCATATACCCTACCGTGAATCTAAGTTGACACGTTTGCTTCAGGAATCACTGG gtgGCCGCACCAAAACATCCATCATTGCCACAATATCGCCCGGTCATAAGGACATTGAAGAAACATTAAGCACTTTAGAGTATGCACATCGCGCTAAACACATACAAAATAAGCCAGAAGTAAATCAAAAGTTAACTAAGAAAACTGTGCTCAAAGAATATACGGAAGAGATTGATAAACTAAAACGTGATTTAATGGCAGCGCGAGATAAAAATGGTGTTTACTTGGCGCAAGAAACTTACATCGAAATGACCTTAAAAATGGATTCACAAAATCGAGAACTAAAtgaaaaaatgttgcttttgaaAGCGCTTAAAGATGAGCTGCAGAATAAAGAAAAAATCTTTAATGAAGTCAGCTTAAATTTGGTTGAAAAAACCGAGGAGCTTAAACGGACGGAACAAAATCTTAATCAAACGCAAGGTGTGCTGCAGCAAACTAAAAGG ATTCTTAATTGTACAAAGCGACGCTATAAGGAAAAGAAAGTTTTACTGCAATCACACGTAAAAACTGAGGAAGTGCTCACGAATCAAGCGCGACAAATATTGGATGTTGCTGATGTTGCCACTAAAGATACGCATCAGTTGCAT AGCACAATAGAACGCAGGAAAGATGTTGATGTTAAAATTCAAACTGCATGCGAACAATTTGCTGAACGAATGCGGGAGAACTTCGATTTAATGGATAAAAACGTAGAAGATATGCAAGAGCAACAACATACCTATACTCAAATGCTGCTAGAAGAATTTG CCAACACGACAAacgtgcaaaaaaaattgtttagcgaCAGCGACATAAAACTCCAGAAAGTCAATGCTTTATGCAAGGAATCTTTTTTATCCACAAatacaataattgaaaaatggtcAAAAGTAATACGCGATTCTAGCTTGGACcataaaaacaattttactcAATTATTCAAAGAGCTGGAAAACAAACAAATTGAACTAGTCAAACGGATGGAGGATAAGCTTAGCGACTTGGAAAATTTATCGGATCAGCAAAAAGCTATCACTGAAAAAATGCACAAGACTGTTGTAGAAAgtttggaagaaaaaaacgatAATCTTCAAAATCATACAACACAAATGGTTAAGCGCATTGACGAAATTAAACGTGTCTTAGAGGATAGTGTTCAACACTTGGCTCTAATGCACGATGAAATAGAAAATGAGCGCGGTGTTGCAGTTAATGAACGCGCAGTTATGGAGGACATTATTGAAAAATTGAGTACCCTTAAAGAAAATTCATATTCAAACAGACTCACACGAGCAAACGCTTTTAAGAGCTTAACAGTAAAATTGGaggaaaatacaaaaacaaatggcGAACAACTACAACAGTGTTCAGCATCTGCACAAGGCTTTTATAATGACACGTGTAAATTAAATTCATCAACACAAGAGCTCTTCGGTAAACATACTTCAGCTGCATTAGAATGTGGTGAACAACATAATAATGCCTACTCATCACTCAATGAACAATTTAGCAACATAGAGAATGATGGCAGAGAACGCGTTAAAGTATTAACTGCCACAGCAGCTGCGTATGCTGAACACACACTGGACGTAGTAGAGCAATATATTGATAAGGTGAAAGAAAATCGCACGAAGAGGGAATTAGAAATTGAAGAAGCAGTCGCTCTTATGAAGAGGGGGCTTACTGATGATGCTCAACAATTAAAGCAACATGTCGTCGTTTCGTGCGGATTAACAAATTCTTTGCAGGAAAACGTTCGAAATTATGCCAACAACTATAAAGATAAAATGAATGTTTGTGTAAATGATGTACAGAAATTTAGGGAGAGTGAGTTGAAGACATATGCGCCAACCG GTGCTACACCCTCCAAACGAAACTTTGTGTATCCCCGCTCCTTGGTTGCCACATCACCCCACATTGATATCGTAAAAAGATTCCGACAAGAGAACGATTGGTCGGATTTGGATACTACGGCGCCAATTGATGAA GGAAGTGAAGAAGAGCATGATTTAAAAAACTCGGTTCAAGATATCACAAACACtgaaattttgttaaattcaacACCAATTGATTTAACGAATGTACCAACACCGCAACTAAATTGTGTGGGAGGCAAAAAGCGCAATGGTCTGCTCTCGCAGCAGCTACGTAACAATAACTCATTGCCTAGTGGTTATTCGCCACGTAAGCCATCACCACCACATAACTCATCCGCACCAGTGGCAGCG GAAAACAAGGAGAATATGTCATAA